One stretch of Deinococcus sedimenti DNA includes these proteins:
- a CDS encoding fibronectin type III domain-containing protein, with protein MRTSLLLLTLTATLGVASAQTPAAPKGSPAKTGVAALPTPDGALLRWALPGDLLPARGFRLRISGPGGTRDQTVASPQPYSTALGLSRADYDALVSVYAETPANDSERTQRAFFNLNVVARPVYARVLGIMTTLKGLPAGQYTVTVTALGGSETKVGEATFKTGATPAVPAPGTPRATPGPAAVQLTWPVPPPGPGNLVVAYRVYRASGAGASTLLQPTPFFLSSQPGGDVFKDSDLKANSTYRYQVSAVDLFGRESARTAPVTVTTEAVTVLPAPEDLQATVRERAVTLRWTPPKDSRITQQIVMRGTDPTLPLSPLGTLSPGAATYTDSTGRPGETYVYAVVSRDARGQVGARSNVVGARPVNTRPPAPPSGVTIKAATAALTLSWAANREDDLRGYQIYRSESEGAGAPSVLVNSSPVEGTTFTDPLVAGLHNRYIYRVTALNTSQAESARSAAVSSRLIDKTPPPAPTLLPFTVSAQGVKLSWTQAELPDLAGFRVLRAAGGAAATELGRLNAATRTYLDTTAEPGVTYSYSVQSVDDAGNVSVPSEPVAIRRAGTGLPTAPQGVAVTALDAGAGNRVAWTATPGLSVVVYRLDAAGSEPLQVSGLITGGSFTDVAGTPGSLYQLRAVDDRGQVSSLSAPAPVGAR; from the coding sequence ATGCGAACATCCCTGCTTCTGCTGACCCTCACAGCCACCCTGGGCGTGGCCTCAGCCCAGACACCCGCCGCGCCGAAGGGCAGCCCCGCCAAAACCGGCGTGGCGGCCCTGCCCACCCCCGACGGCGCGCTGCTGCGCTGGGCTCTGCCCGGCGACCTGCTGCCCGCCCGGGGGTTTCGCCTGCGGATCAGCGGTCCCGGCGGCACCCGCGATCAGACCGTGGCGTCTCCCCAGCCGTATTCCACCGCGCTCGGCCTGTCCAGGGCGGACTACGACGCGCTGGTCAGCGTCTACGCAGAGACCCCCGCCAACGACTCGGAACGGACCCAGCGGGCGTTTTTCAACCTGAACGTGGTCGCCCGGCCCGTCTACGCCCGCGTGCTGGGCATCATGACGACCCTCAAGGGGTTGCCTGCCGGCCAGTACACGGTCACCGTCACCGCCCTGGGCGGCAGCGAAACGAAGGTCGGCGAGGCGACCTTCAAGACGGGAGCGACGCCCGCCGTGCCGGCGCCCGGCACACCCAGGGCCACACCCGGCCCCGCCGCCGTGCAGCTCACGTGGCCTGTACCGCCGCCCGGCCCCGGCAATCTGGTCGTGGCGTACCGGGTCTACCGCGCCAGTGGCGCCGGCGCCTCTACCCTGCTGCAACCCACGCCCTTCTTCCTCTCCAGCCAGCCGGGCGGGGACGTGTTCAAGGACAGCGACCTGAAGGCCAACTCCACGTACCGCTACCAGGTGTCGGCCGTGGACCTGTTCGGCCGGGAGTCCGCCCGGACGGCCCCGGTCACCGTCACCACTGAAGCCGTTACGGTGCTGCCAGCCCCTGAGGACCTGCAGGCGACCGTCAGGGAACGCGCCGTGACGCTGCGCTGGACGCCCCCGAAAGACAGCCGGATCACGCAGCAGATCGTCATGCGCGGCACCGACCCCACCCTGCCCCTGAGCCCGCTGGGCACGCTGTCCCCTGGGGCGGCCACGTACACCGATTCCACCGGGCGCCCCGGTGAGACCTACGTGTACGCCGTGGTCTCGCGGGACGCGCGTGGACAGGTCGGCGCCCGGTCCAATGTCGTCGGTGCGCGCCCCGTGAACACCCGTCCCCCGGCCCCGCCCTCGGGCGTCACGATCAAGGCGGCCACGGCGGCCCTGACGCTGAGCTGGGCCGCGAACCGCGAGGATGACCTGCGCGGCTATCAGATCTACCGCAGCGAGTCCGAGGGCGCCGGTGCGCCATCCGTGCTCGTGAACTCCTCACCCGTGGAGGGCACGACCTTTACCGATCCGCTGGTCGCTGGTCTGCACAACCGGTACATCTACCGGGTGACGGCCCTGAACACCTCCCAGGCGGAATCCGCGCGTTCGGCGGCCGTGTCGTCCAGGCTGATCGACAAGACCCCGCCGCCCGCCCCGACCCTGCTGCCCTTCACGGTCAGCGCGCAGGGCGTGAAACTCAGCTGGACGCAGGCCGAGCTGCCCGACCTGGCGGGATTCCGCGTGCTGCGCGCCGCGGGTGGCGCGGCCGCCACGGAACTGGGCCGCCTGAACGCCGCGACCCGCACGTACCTGGACACCACGGCGGAGCCCGGCGTGACGTACTCGTACAGCGTGCAGAGCGTGGATGACGCCGGGAACGTGTCGGTGCCGTCCGAACCGGTGGCCATCCGCCGCGCCGGTACGGGCCTGCCCACTGCGCCGCAGGGCGTGGCCGTCACGGCGCTGGACGCGGGCGCCGGGAACCGCGTGGCCTGGACGGCCACCCCCGGCCTGTCGGTGGTCGTCTACCGCCTGGACGCGGCGGGCAGCGAGCCGCTGCAGGTGTCGGGTCTGATCACGGGCGGATCGTTCACGGACGTGGCCGGCACACCGGGCAGCCTGTATCAGCTGCGCGCCGTGGACGACCGCGGCCAGGTCAGTTCCCTGTCGGCCCCGGCGCCTGTGGGCGCGCGGTAG